In Flavobacterium sp., a single window of DNA contains:
- a CDS encoding RagB/SusD family nutrient uptake outer membrane protein, which translates to MKKFSKYILLFAAALAVTSCDDYLDIQPIGRVIPETLDQYRAVLTKGYDVYPEHKSLTALRTDELMLNEFSDDVTYYRDIHIWKDANPDRITTTFQYADLYKTIFYTNVIINEASKKLEVSEERNQLIGEAYALRAMAYFDLINLFGKPYNAATANSDKGVPLALEIDLEQAYVPQSVEVIYNQIISDTQEAEKFINKDFQTKGLNYRFTKVALYSLESRIYLYVQQWQKSLDAANKALAINSTLIDLKATPVLATKYDSKESILALEDGLINNLKGAVYASPDLIAAYSKTTDLRFPLYFLASGSRYRIQKGGNDDQKCSFRTSELYLTKAETSLKLNNIADAKTTVLSFIKNRYTAAAYVQLEIEVNAMNTADLTNFIYAERQREFAVEGQRWFDLRRTSQKQIVHTFDGDNYTLIQNDPRYTIIYPADARLNNPNL; encoded by the coding sequence ATGAAAAAATTCTCAAAATATATACTACTTTTTGCTGCAGCACTTGCAGTAACAAGCTGTGATGATTATCTGGATATTCAGCCTATTGGGCGTGTAATTCCGGAAACATTAGATCAATACCGCGCAGTTTTAACAAAAGGATATGATGTATATCCTGAACACAAATCATTAACGGCACTTCGTACAGACGAATTAATGCTGAATGAATTTAGTGATGATGTAACATACTATAGAGATATTCACATTTGGAAAGATGCTAATCCGGATCGTATTACAACTACTTTTCAATACGCTGATTTATACAAAACTATTTTTTATACGAACGTAATCATTAACGAAGCGTCTAAAAAATTAGAAGTATCTGAAGAAAGAAACCAATTAATTGGAGAAGCTTATGCATTGAGAGCAATGGCTTACTTTGACTTAATTAACCTTTTCGGAAAACCTTACAATGCTGCAACTGCAAATTCAGACAAAGGAGTTCCATTAGCTTTAGAGATTGATTTAGAGCAGGCTTATGTACCTCAAAGTGTAGAAGTAATTTACAATCAAATTATTTCTGATACTCAGGAAGCTGAAAAATTTATCAATAAAGATTTTCAAACAAAAGGTCTAAACTATCGTTTTACTAAAGTTGCTTTGTACAGTTTAGAAAGCCGTATTTATTTATACGTACAACAATGGCAAAAATCACTTGATGCTGCAAATAAAGCATTAGCAATTAACAGCACTTTAATTGATTTAAAAGCAACTCCGGTTCTTGCTACAAAATACGATTCAAAAGAATCTATTTTAGCTCTTGAAGATGGTTTAATAAACAACTTAAAAGGTGCTGTTTACGCTTCCCCAGATTTAATTGCAGCTTACAGCAAAACAACTGATTTACGTTTTCCTCTTTACTTTTTAGCAAGCGGAAGCCGCTACAGAATTCAAAAAGGTGGAAATGATGATCAAAAATGTTCTTTCAGAACTTCTGAATTGTATTTAACAAAAGCTGAAACTTCATTAAAACTGAACAACATTGCGGATGCTAAAACAACTGTTTTAAGTTTTATCAAAAACAGATACACAGCAGCGGCTTATGTACAACTTGAAATCGAAGTTAATGCAATGAATACAGCAGATTTAACAAACTTCATTTATGCAGAAAGACAACGTGAGTTTGCAGTTGAAGGACAGCGTTGGTTTGATTTAAGAAGAACATCTCAAAAACAAATCGTTCACACTTTTGACGGTGACAATTACACATTGATACAAAACGATCCGCGATATACCATTATTTACCCGGCAGACGCGAGATTAAACAATCCCAATCTATAA
- a CDS encoding LytTR family DNA-binding domain-containing protein, which yields MKIAIIEDEYLASSYLKSILEQQDILQIAEIAVLKSVKEAVDFFKQNNVDLAFMDIHLGDGKSLEIFEKATISCPVIFVTAYDSYAISVFKHFTIDYLLKPFEEQELLEALSKFKKIKESFNADATLQSLVAIENPETNKIQRHFLVNHGYKLISVNESEITYFAASGKHLFIYVKSGNSHLYNSTITDIINSLDPFIFFKINRKYIVNRNTIKEVVKHSHQKIELILNVPPIGNDPIIISKKEINNFKNWLDQ from the coding sequence ATGAAAATTGCCATTATCGAAGACGAATATCTTGCATCCAGTTATCTAAAATCTATTTTAGAGCAGCAGGACATTTTGCAGATTGCCGAAATTGCAGTTTTAAAATCTGTAAAAGAAGCCGTCGACTTTTTTAAACAAAACAATGTCGATTTAGCTTTTATGGATATTCATTTAGGCGATGGAAAAAGTCTGGAAATTTTCGAAAAAGCCACCATCTCCTGCCCTGTCATTTTTGTTACCGCTTATGATTCTTATGCTATTTCGGTTTTCAAACATTTTACAATAGATTATCTTTTAAAACCTTTTGAAGAACAGGAATTATTAGAAGCGCTGAGCAAATTCAAAAAAATTAAAGAAAGTTTTAATGCCGATGCAACACTGCAGTCTTTAGTAGCCATCGAAAATCCTGAAACAAACAAAATACAACGCCATTTTTTGGTAAACCACGGTTATAAATTAATTTCAGTAAACGAGTCCGAAATCACCTATTTTGCCGCATCAGGAAAACACTTATTTATTTATGTAAAATCTGGCAACAGTCATTTATATAATAGTACGATTACAGATATTATAAATAGTCTCGATCCGTTTATATTTTTTAAAATAAACCGAAAATATATCGTAAACCGAAATACAATAAAAGAAGTTGTAAAACATTCACATCAAAAAATCGAATTGATTCTGAATGTTCCACCTATCGGAAATGATCCTATAATCATCAGCAAAAAAGAAATCAACAACTTCAAAAACTGGCTTGATCAATAA
- a CDS encoding NUMOD4 domain-containing protein — protein MPHNRFYPNEEFKEIEINASLQLKYAISNRGRLISFTDEIENGRILKGGLSDGYPTFRFKVKKDDKIINKYLFLYKLVAQYFIPKESEDQTYVLHLDYNRSNDDVNNLRWATKQEMMAHSRKSPRVIQAKKNLIEHNLKADGRKLTTTKVMLIKKILARPEQKTRLKMIAKQFGVSEMQIRRIASGENWGHVKV, from the coding sequence ATGCCACATAACAGATTTTACCCTAACGAAGAATTCAAAGAAATAGAAATAAACGCATCACTGCAACTTAAATACGCAATTTCAAACAGAGGAAGATTAATAAGTTTTACCGACGAAATTGAAAACGGCCGAATCCTAAAAGGCGGTTTAAGCGATGGATATCCAACTTTTAGATTTAAGGTTAAAAAAGATGATAAAATCATCAACAAATACTTATTTCTTTACAAATTAGTTGCCCAATATTTTATTCCGAAAGAATCCGAAGATCAAACTTATGTTCTTCATTTGGATTATAATAGAAGCAACGATGACGTAAATAATTTACGCTGGGCAACAAAACAGGAAATGATGGCACACAGCCGCAAAAGTCCGCGAGTAATTCAGGCAAAGAAAAACCTGATTGAACACAATCTAAAAGCCGACGGACGAAAATTAACTACCACAAAAGTCATGTTGATCAAAAAAATATTAGCAAGACCAGAACAAAAAACACGTCTAAAAATGATCGCTAAACAATTCGGCGTAAGCGAAATGCAGATTCGCAGAATTGCCAGCGGCGAAAACTGGGGACACGTGAAAGTTTAA
- the lpdA gene encoding dihydrolipoyl dehydrogenase — MKYDVIVLGSGPGGYVTAIRASQLGFKTAVVEKENLGGVCLNWGCIPTKALLKSAQVFDYLKHASDYGLKVSEFDKDFPAVIQRSRGVAEGMSKGVQFLMKKNKIDVIEGFGKLKPGKKLDVTDKDNKVTEYSADHIIIATGARSRELPNLPQDGVKVIGYRQAMTLPTQPKSMIIVGSGAIGVEFAHFYNSMGTDVTIVEFMPNVVPVEDEDISKQFERSLKKSGIKVMTNSSVERIDTSGAGVKAFVKTAKGEEVLEADIVLSAVGIKTNIENIGLEEVGIAVDRDKILVNAYNETNIPGYYAIGDVTPGQALAHVASAEGINCVEKIKGLHVDPIDYGNVPGCTYATPEIASVGLTEKQAKEKGYELKIGKFPFSASGKAKAAGNADGFVKVIFDAKYGEWLGCHMIGAGVTDMIAEAVVARKLETTGHEILKSIHPHPTMSEAVMEAVADAYGEVIHL, encoded by the coding sequence ATGAAATACGACGTTATTGTTTTAGGAAGTGGTCCTGGAGGATATGTAACAGCAATTAGAGCTTCACAATTAGGCTTTAAAACAGCTGTAGTTGAAAAAGAAAATCTTGGTGGTGTATGTTTAAACTGGGGTTGTATCCCAACAAAAGCATTATTAAAATCAGCTCAGGTTTTTGATTATTTAAAACACGCTTCTGACTACGGATTAAAAGTTTCTGAATTCGACAAAGATTTTCCAGCAGTTATTCAACGCAGCCGCGGTGTTGCTGAAGGAATGAGCAAAGGAGTTCAGTTCTTAATGAAAAAAAACAAAATTGACGTTATTGAAGGTTTTGGAAAACTAAAACCGGGAAAAAAACTTGACGTTACTGATAAAGATAATAAAGTTACAGAATACAGCGCTGATCACATCATCATCGCAACTGGAGCTCGTTCTCGCGAACTTCCAAACTTACCACAAGATGGTGTAAAAGTAATTGGTTACCGTCAGGCAATGACATTACCAACTCAGCCAAAATCTATGATTATCGTAGGTTCTGGAGCAATTGGAGTTGAGTTCGCTCACTTCTACAACTCAATGGGAACAGATGTTACTATAGTAGAATTTATGCCAAACGTAGTTCCTGTAGAAGACGAAGATATCTCAAAACAATTTGAGCGTTCTTTGAAAAAATCAGGAATTAAAGTAATGACAAACTCTTCTGTTGAGCGTATTGACACTTCAGGAGCTGGAGTTAAAGCTTTCGTTAAAACTGCAAAAGGAGAAGAAGTTTTAGAAGCTGATATTGTACTTTCGGCAGTTGGAATCAAAACAAACATTGAAAACATTGGCTTAGAAGAAGTTGGAATCGCTGTTGACAGAGATAAAATCTTAGTAAACGCTTACAACGAAACTAACATTCCGGGATACTATGCCATTGGAGACGTTACTCCGGGTCAGGCTTTAGCTCACGTAGCTTCTGCTGAAGGAATTAACTGTGTTGAAAAAATTAAAGGTCTTCACGTAGACCCAATCGATTACGGAAACGTTCCTGGTTGTACGTATGCAACTCCGGAAATCGCTTCTGTTGGTTTAACAGAAAAACAAGCAAAAGAAAAAGGTTACGAATTAAAAATTGGTAAATTCCCATTCTCAGCTTCTGGAAAAGCAAAAGCTGCCGGAAATGCTGACGGATTCGTAAAAGTAATCTTCGATGCTAAATACGGAGAATGGTTAGGATGCCACATGATTGGTGCAGGTGTTACAGATATGATTGCTGAGGCAGTTGTAGCTCGTAAACTAGAAACTACAGGTCATGAAATCCTTAAATCTATCCACCCTCACCCAACAATGAGCGAGGCTGTTATGGAAGCTGTAGCTGATGCTTACGGCGAAGTAATTCACTTGTAA
- a CDS encoding integrase core domain-containing protein — MRNNSQDSTLERNYLEKYRFLIKEYEQVKNKTHPVHKKAMDFYKANDTCRKSFLKYYNRYKQSGKSLDLLPQKRGPKYKTRRPLPFIERKVIELREKGNNKYEIVSILKPKLGKNTPSYSGVYNILKRNKINRLTPKIKKNHQKIIKERMGQLGHIDCHHLSKSIIKGENRKLYLVCIIDDYSRIAWAELIPDITSLTVMFASLKCLNILSDHYEIRFEEILSDNGPEFGIKTSQQKYNHPFERMLMELGIVHRHTKPYRPQTNGKVERFWRTLEDDLLRETDFDSLEELKEELLQYLYYYNHERPHQGIDGKKPIEMINPLPK; from the coding sequence ATGAGAAATAACAGTCAGGATTCAACATTAGAGAGAAACTATTTAGAGAAGTATCGTTTTTTAATAAAAGAATATGAGCAAGTAAAAAACAAGACTCATCCGGTGCATAAAAAGGCGATGGATTTTTACAAGGCAAATGACACCTGCAGAAAAAGCTTCTTAAAGTATTATAACCGTTATAAGCAGAGCGGTAAGTCTTTGGATCTGCTTCCTCAGAAGCGTGGTCCAAAATACAAGACAAGACGTCCTCTGCCATTTATAGAACGAAAAGTAATTGAATTAAGGGAAAAAGGAAACAACAAATATGAAATTGTTAGTATCTTAAAGCCAAAATTAGGAAAAAACACACCTTCATATTCAGGAGTTTATAATATTTTAAAGCGTAATAAAATAAACAGGTTAACTCCGAAGATTAAAAAGAATCATCAAAAAATAATCAAGGAAAGAATGGGACAGCTTGGTCATATTGATTGTCATCACTTAAGCAAAAGCATCATAAAAGGAGAAAATCGAAAATTGTACCTAGTATGTATAATTGACGACTACAGCCGGATTGCCTGGGCAGAATTAATCCCAGACATCACTAGTTTAACGGTTATGTTTGCGTCATTAAAATGCTTAAACATCTTAAGCGATCATTATGAGATAAGATTTGAAGAGATTTTATCTGACAATGGACCTGAATTTGGAATCAAAACCAGCCAGCAGAAATATAACCATCCTTTTGAGAGAATGCTTATGGAATTGGGAATTGTTCACAGACATACAAAACCTTATAGACCACAGACAAACGGGAAGGTCGAACGCTTCTGGCGAACTCTTGAAGATGATCTGCTCAGAGAAACTGATTTTGATTCTTTGGAAGAACTAAAAGAAGAATTATTACAATATTTATATTACTATAATCACGAAAGGCCACATCAGGGAATTGATGGAAAAAAGCCAATCGAAATGATAAATCCGTTACCGAAATAA
- a CDS encoding SPFH domain-containing protein, protein MTLPFIEIIEATTSDPNLLMWKFYDEDKEIKNGAKLTVRESQLVMLLNEGQLADVYQPGLHTLSTENIPILSKLKGWKYGFESPFKVDVYFFNTHQFINNKWGTPAPILLNDPQFGQIRIRAFGSFDIQIVDVAKFFRQYAGTYQQLTIFELQNQLRDFVAPKFGEVLANENITVTDVAGNITQLGKKIEPYLKPYFLQFGIELTQFVITSVTLPEEVTAHYDKITNMNMVTDMDKFTKFNTATAIGDKGTALHDATQNALSMGILLNQLQQNKETPKEEVKDDLTSKLQKLKSLFDAGLIDEDEFKTKKSELLSQL, encoded by the coding sequence ATGACATTACCTTTTATAGAAATAATCGAAGCCACAACAAGTGACCCTAATTTACTAATGTGGAAATTTTATGATGAAGATAAAGAAATAAAAAACGGAGCAAAATTAACCGTTCGCGAAAGCCAGCTGGTAATGCTTTTAAATGAAGGCCAGCTTGCCGATGTTTATCAACCGGGACTTCATACCTTATCTACAGAAAACATTCCAATTTTAAGCAAGCTGAAAGGCTGGAAATACGGTTTCGAAAGTCCGTTTAAAGTTGACGTTTACTTTTTCAACACACATCAATTCATCAATAATAAATGGGGAACTCCCGCTCCTATTCTGCTGAACGATCCACAATTTGGGCAAATCAGAATTCGCGCTTTCGGAAGTTTTGATATACAAATTGTTGATGTTGCCAAGTTTTTCCGTCAATATGCAGGAACCTATCAACAGCTAACCATTTTTGAATTGCAAAATCAATTAAGAGATTTTGTTGCGCCAAAATTTGGAGAAGTTTTAGCAAACGAAAACATAACCGTAACAGATGTAGCCGGAAATATTACCCAATTGGGTAAAAAAATCGAGCCATATCTAAAACCATATTTTCTTCAATTCGGAATTGAATTAACACAGTTTGTAATCACAAGCGTTACTCTTCCTGAAGAAGTTACGGCACATTACGACAAAATCACCAATATGAATATGGTAACCGATATGGATAAATTTACCAAATTCAATACCGCAACGGCAATTGGAGACAAAGGAACAGCGCTTCATGATGCAACCCAAAATGCATTAAGTATGGGAATTCTTTTAAATCAATTACAGCAAAATAAAGAAACGCCAAAAGAAGAAGTAAAAGATGACTTAACATCTAAACTTCAAAAACTAAAATCTTTATTTGATGCCGGTTTAATTGATGAAGATGAATTCAAAACAAAAAAATCCGAATTATTAAGCCAATTATGA
- a CDS encoding DUF6620 family protein, with the protein MFKKLFGALTGDSKQEKQNYEQTQTSNDNYENDYEDNYQEVEYDPETLHGTHYSVEDFDAEVAERAEAWIADERASGENLDEKDIQNIYFNYRRTVYTEWNNCDSDQMIRFEHANSLKYSGVQTSGFVKVDENNPFLEPVHGVDLRTYTAMCLKISAGVDYLEVCKAMGFEPVVWEELNTIWPQRMGEDTSFTVTTLFGQYYAENVTVPQLENLKAEISEEGAANLERIKTDRYFYEELAGARQAAYEYGLDGAQWILENFGINLADFQSVAMQWMTEQNQNWNSADITEFHDYQQAKQKEYAAKFAAEQGGNIADDVNF; encoded by the coding sequence ATGTTTAAAAAACTTTTTGGAGCTCTAACTGGAGACAGCAAACAGGAAAAACAAAATTACGAGCAGACACAAACTTCAAATGACAATTATGAAAATGATTATGAAGATAATTATCAGGAAGTTGAATATGATCCGGAAACATTACACGGAACACACTATTCTGTAGAAGATTTTGATGCCGAAGTAGCTGAAAGAGCCGAAGCATGGATTGCAGACGAACGCGCAAGCGGAGAAAACCTTGACGAAAAAGACATTCAAAACATATATTTCAATTACAGAAGAACAGTTTATACAGAATGGAACAACTGCGATTCTGACCAAATGATTCGTTTTGAGCACGCAAATTCATTAAAATACAGCGGAGTTCAAACTTCTGGTTTTGTAAAAGTAGACGAAAACAATCCGTTTCTAGAGCCAGTTCACGGAGTAGATTTAAGAACGTATACAGCAATGTGCCTTAAAATAAGTGCAGGAGTTGATTATCTTGAAGTTTGTAAAGCAATGGGATTTGAACCAGTTGTTTGGGAAGAATTAAACACAATCTGGCCACAGCGTATGGGCGAAGATACTTCGTTTACCGTTACCACTTTATTCGGACAATATTATGCTGAGAACGTAACAGTTCCTCAATTAGAAAACCTAAAAGCAGAGATTTCTGAAGAAGGCGCAGCAAATTTAGAAAGAATTAAAACAGACCGTTATTTCTACGAAGAATTGGCCGGAGCAAGACAAGCTGCTTACGAGTACGGACTTGACGGTGCGCAATGGATTTTGGAAAATTTCGGAATTAATTTAGCTGATTTCCAATCTGTGGCAATGCAGTGGATGACGGAGCAAAATCAAAACTGGAATTCGGCAGATATTACAGAATTCCATGATTACCAGCAGGCAAAACAAAAAGAATATGCTGCAAAATTTGCTGCTGAACAAGGCGGAAATATTGCGGATGATGTAAATTTCTAA
- a CDS encoding carbonic anhydrase translates to MKTKIILLCFVLLSVLGCKKQEEPVTAKNDNNKADRLEQLLTGNQRFLDGKSLHPHQDKQTVLANQDGQKPFAVIVTCSDSRVSPEIVFDQGIGDLFVIRNAGNLISDIDMGSIEYAVEHLDAKLIVILGHTECGAIKAYINDKDGAYKKHFNHIDNIVETIAQENEEIEADKISPKASNYLGAIDANIKHSAKMVQDNPIVKEHKATIVSMRYDVHTGKVTKL, encoded by the coding sequence ATGAAAACAAAAATTATACTTCTTTGCTTTGTTCTTCTTTCTGTATTAGGCTGTAAAAAACAAGAAGAACCAGTTACTGCTAAAAACGACAATAATAAGGCGGACCGCCTGGAACAATTATTAACCGGTAATCAAAGATTTCTTGACGGAAAATCACTTCATCCGCATCAGGATAAACAAACTGTTTTAGCAAATCAGGACGGGCAAAAACCATTTGCCGTTATCGTAACCTGTTCAGACAGCAGGGTTTCTCCGGAAATTGTATTCGATCAGGGAATTGGGGATTTATTTGTAATTAGAAATGCCGGAAATTTAATTTCTGATATCGACATGGGAAGTATCGAATATGCTGTAGAACATCTTGATGCCAAATTAATAGTCATTTTAGGCCATACAGAATGCGGAGCTATTAAAGCTTACATAAATGATAAAGACGGAGCTTACAAAAAGCACTTCAACCATATCGATAATATTGTAGAAACTATCGCTCAGGAAAATGAAGAAATTGAAGCTGATAAAATTTCTCCAAAAGCCAGCAATTATTTAGGTGCCATAGACGCCAATATTAAACATTCAGCAAAGATGGTTCAGGACAATCCTATCGTAAAAGAACATAAAGCGACAATCGTTTCAATGCGCTATGATGTTCATACAGGAAAAGTTACAAAATTGTAA
- a CDS encoding TPM domain-containing protein: MKKIFFITLITLFSSSILSSQTKKENTVSDSQNVFARPYDYVNDFEKILKPDQITSLTTTLKAFEKQFLYKITVVTISSIQPYTTFPDYALELDKYLAKDPKLDPTILIVVSKELRQIQVQSIDLIRYKLSDNDTQGIITTYAVPEFKKGDYGKGLELAIEQIMAKLKTY; the protein is encoded by the coding sequence ATGAAAAAAATATTCTTCATTACTTTAATAACCTTGTTTTCATCAAGTATATTATCTTCTCAAACAAAAAAAGAAAATACCGTTTCAGACTCACAAAACGTTTTTGCAAGACCTTATGATTATGTAAATGATTTCGAAAAAATCCTAAAACCTGATCAGATAACAAGTCTTACAACTACTTTAAAAGCATTTGAAAAACAATTTCTTTATAAAATTACTGTCGTAACAATCTCATCAATACAACCTTACACTACATTTCCGGATTATGCTTTAGAATTAGATAAATATCTGGCAAAAGATCCAAAACTAGATCCCACTATTTTAATTGTAGTAAGCAAAGAATTAAGACAGATTCAGGTACAAAGTATCGATCTTATTCGTTACAAATTAAGCGACAACGATACACAGGGCATTATAACAACCTACGCCGTTCCTGAATTTAAAAAAGGAGATTATGGCAAAGGTTTAGAACTCGCTATCGAGCAGATTATGGCTAAACTAAAAACCTATTAA
- a CDS encoding arginase family protein — MKDISIVEFTSNLGLKEPQPGKEPGVNRLPDWLWKHNLHKTINAKNIIRVDPPKYSNLKDPETNILNADSLVTYSREQAYLINNLLSANKFPFVLGGDCSILLGVAMALKQKGNYGLFYLDGHTDFMDVSLSETGGVGGMAASIVTGNGPEKLTNILNLIPYIKEDNLWCVGNREYDDEYENEIRKSSATYISLQELRKQGIANCVKKFLSEIENKNLDGFWLHIDVDVLNDLIMPCVDSRTPDGLTYDEFNELTSYLFKNEKLSGLEITILDPDLDTTGQYTKDFVANITSTFNTHFSN; from the coding sequence ATGAAAGATATCAGTATCGTTGAATTCACTTCCAATTTAGGCTTAAAAGAACCTCAACCCGGAAAAGAACCTGGCGTAAATCGTTTGCCCGACTGGTTATGGAAACATAATTTGCATAAAACCATAAATGCTAAAAATATCATACGCGTAGATCCGCCGAAATATTCCAATCTTAAAGATCCCGAAACCAATATTTTAAACGCAGATTCTCTTGTTACATATTCCAGAGAGCAAGCGTATTTGATAAATAATTTGCTAAGTGCCAATAAATTTCCGTTTGTATTAGGCGGAGATTGCAGCATACTTTTAGGTGTTGCCATGGCTTTGAAACAAAAAGGAAATTACGGATTGTTTTACCTTGACGGCCATACAGATTTTATGGACGTTTCTTTATCTGAAACCGGCGGCGTTGGCGGAATGGCAGCTTCTATCGTGACAGGAAACGGTCCTGAAAAACTTACGAATATTTTAAATTTAATTCCGTATATAAAAGAAGATAATCTTTGGTGCGTGGGCAATCGCGAATACGACGATGAATACGAAAATGAAATCAGGAAATCATCTGCAACTTATATCAGCCTTCAGGAACTTCGCAAACAAGGCATTGCCAATTGCGTAAAAAAATTCCTTTCAGAAATCGAAAATAAAAATTTAGACGGTTTCTGGCTGCATATCGATGTCGATGTACTAAACGACTTAATAATGCCATGTGTAGACAGCAGAACTCCAGACGGTTTAACGTACGATGAATTTAATGAACTTACCTCCTATCTATTTAAAAATGAAAAACTAAGCGGACTTGAAATTACAATTCTAGATCCGGATTTAGACACAACAGGACAATACACAAAAGATTTTGTTGCTAATATTACTTCGACTTTCAATACACATTTTAGCAACTAA
- a CDS encoding GNAT family N-acetyltransferase, which yields MKIVEIRESDFEPLKTLFLKERQRTFSWLDISEFQLDDFEKHTRGEDILVALIDDVPVGFISIWMPNSFIHHLYIDEEYQNQKIATELIKAAIQKTKLPLTLKCLEENIKAVEFYRRKGFIEKTKGRSENGTYILFELSKDIN from the coding sequence ATGAAAATAGTAGAAATTAGAGAAAGTGATTTTGAACCTTTAAAAACTTTATTTTTAAAAGAAAGACAAAGAACTTTTTCGTGGCTAGATATTTCGGAATTTCAATTAGATGACTTTGAAAAACATACACGCGGAGAAGACATTCTCGTAGCTCTTATCGATGATGTTCCAGTTGGATTCATTTCGATTTGGATGCCGAATAGTTTCATTCATCATTTATATATCGATGAGGAATATCAAAACCAAAAAATTGCAACCGAATTAATAAAAGCCGCTATTCAAAAAACTAAACTTCCGCTTACTTTAAAATGTTTAGAAGAGAATATAAAAGCCGTAGAATTTTATAGAAGAAAAGGATTTATCGAGAAAACAAAAGGACGTTCTGAAAACGGAACTTACATTTTATTTGAGCTTTCAAAAGATATTAATTAA
- a CDS encoding DUF1801 domain-containing protein, which yields MSKEIQEYNDSQNIEDKKICDILSSEINAFLHEAESKIWHRHPVWFLDGNPVAGYSKLKDSVRLLFWSGQSFDEPKLQNEGSFKAAEARYTSSDQINIDDLKRWLEKARNIQWDYKNIVKRKGQLIRLK from the coding sequence ATGAGCAAAGAAATTCAGGAATACAATGATTCTCAAAATATCGAAGACAAAAAAATATGTGATATTTTAAGTTCAGAAATTAATGCATTTCTGCATGAAGCCGAAAGCAAAATATGGCATCGGCATCCGGTTTGGTTTTTAGACGGAAATCCGGTTGCCGGTTACAGTAAACTAAAAGATTCTGTGCGATTGCTTTTCTGGAGCGGACAATCATTTGATGAACCAAAACTTCAAAACGAAGGCAGCTTTAAAGCCGCCGAAGCCCGTTATACTTCATCTGACCAAATTAATATTGATGATTTAAAAAGATGGCTCGAAAAAGCCCGAAATATTCAATGGGATTATAAAAATATAGTAAAACGAAAAGGCCAGTTAATACGTTTGAAATAA